One region of Exiguobacterium acetylicum genomic DNA includes:
- a CDS encoding methyl-accepting chemotaxis protein: MVSALEQQSTKILSRLIATLITIAHPLIFLFAQMNYVPISVFYQFLVGGLILTVALLVGNRLLGHRPSGKYVQVTLTYFVLALVLMTLPSPSIWTIAYLYLTISIVYLIPRLVILAGILGLVEMAVFTMLGTIVFTNAFDLIVAYVIYLMIFSAAVFVAVFGRNVMLAVRQEQERSEAYAATSQIALEQTAATATEVTTFTEEMSETVDAAKDSFSQVDLAMQQLADDAAGSVQAIREIRQLNDQQVNRMEDVTVSVDHALERSSSSRTTAEKSRQTIGLAGQSLQQLTTSMDDSVTSFGQLAGRFQEIVAITSSINAIAAQTNLLSLNASIEAARAGEFGKGFTVVAQEIRNLSAQTAEASKEINAIIERVDQDVTQTGNSIHASTTLLREQEERMAESQLALQTIEMDATEVVGSIQSAQTQFATMTSSLAAITTATGQLDTFMNALLTQSESLSGLTRHQVGQVMELQQAIHALNETASTLQQTNR, encoded by the coding sequence ATGGTATCTGCCCTCGAGCAACAAAGTACAAAGATTTTGTCCCGCCTGATTGCAACGTTAATTACGATCGCGCATCCATTGATTTTCTTATTTGCGCAAATGAATTACGTCCCAATCAGTGTGTTTTATCAGTTTTTAGTCGGTGGTTTGATCTTGACGGTCGCGTTGCTTGTGGGCAACCGCCTACTTGGACATCGTCCGAGCGGGAAGTACGTTCAAGTGACGTTAACGTATTTCGTCCTCGCTCTCGTTTTGATGACCTTGCCGTCGCCGAGCATTTGGACGATCGCCTATCTCTACTTGACGATTTCAATCGTCTATTTGATTCCGCGTTTGGTCATTCTCGCCGGAATCCTTGGATTAGTTGAAATGGCTGTATTCACAATGCTGGGAACGATTGTCTTTACGAATGCATTCGATTTGATCGTCGCCTATGTCATCTATTTGATGATTTTCTCAGCGGCTGTTTTTGTCGCCGTCTTTGGACGAAACGTCATGTTAGCCGTCCGCCAAGAACAAGAACGGTCGGAAGCCTACGCGGCAACGTCGCAAATTGCCCTCGAGCAGACGGCAGCAACCGCAACGGAAGTAACGACGTTCACGGAAGAGATGAGTGAAACGGTCGACGCGGCGAAGGATTCCTTCAGTCAGGTTGATTTGGCGATGCAACAGCTAGCAGATGATGCAGCGGGAAGCGTCCAAGCGATTCGTGAAATTCGTCAATTGAATGATCAGCAAGTCAACCGGATGGAGGATGTGACCGTTTCGGTCGATCACGCACTCGAGCGCAGTTCGTCCTCGCGAACGACAGCCGAAAAGAGCAGACAGACGATTGGTCTTGCCGGACAATCCCTGCAACAATTAACGACGAGCATGGATGATTCGGTCACGTCGTTCGGACAACTTGCTGGACGGTTCCAGGAAATCGTCGCCATCACGTCGAGCATCAATGCGATTGCGGCGCAAACGAACTTGCTCAGTCTTAACGCATCGATCGAAGCAGCTCGTGCGGGTGAGTTCGGAAAAGGTTTTACGGTCGTTGCGCAAGAAATTCGTAATCTATCAGCACAGACGGCAGAAGCGTCGAAGGAAATCAATGCGATCATCGAACGGGTTGATCAGGACGTCACGCAAACCGGCAACTCGATTCATGCCAGTACGACATTGTTACGTGAGCAGGAAGAGCGGATGGCAGAGAGTCAGTTAGCGCTCCAGACGATCGAGATGGATGCGACGGAAGTCGTCGGTTCGATCCAATCGGCGCAGACTCAGTTCGCGACGATGACGAGCAGTCTTGCCGCCATCACGACAGCAACCGGTCAACTTGATACGTTCATGAATGCGTTGCTCACACAAAGTGAGTCGTTATCCGGTTTGACGCGTCATCAAGTCGGTCAGGTCATGGAACTGCAACAGGCGATTCATGCCTTGAACGAGACGGCATCCACCCTTCAGCAAACGAATCGTTAA
- a CDS encoding NADP-dependent oxidoreductase, with the protein MKAAYIEQYGGSEQFKVGELEKPVIGPDDVLIEVYAASVNPVDWKLREGYLRQMLSYEMPLVIGWDVAGVIQEVGENVSDLQVGDAVFSRPEIARQGTYAEYVAVDAHLVVKKPESLSFAEAASLPLVSHTAWQVMFEVMDAKPGDRIFIGAGSGGVGTVAIQLAKANGLYVITSTSTKNVDWVKALGADEVIDYKQENPADRVRDVDFVFDTMGGDKQGELYQMLKPNGMLVSISTPPDEEQAKQHNARTAYVFMQPTGERLQHIAKAVERGELQPVVDRIFDLDQIKEAHDYGEEGHAKGKIVIRVKGE; encoded by the coding sequence ATGAAGGCAGCTTACATTGAACAGTATGGTGGATCGGAACAATTTAAGGTCGGGGAACTGGAAAAGCCAGTCATTGGACCGGATGATGTTTTAATCGAAGTCTATGCCGCGAGTGTAAACCCGGTCGATTGGAAGCTACGCGAAGGATACTTGCGTCAAATGTTGAGCTACGAAATGCCGCTCGTCATCGGTTGGGACGTTGCCGGTGTGATTCAGGAAGTCGGAGAAAACGTCTCCGATCTTCAAGTCGGGGACGCTGTCTTTAGCCGTCCGGAAATCGCTCGCCAAGGAACATATGCGGAGTATGTTGCGGTCGATGCGCATTTAGTTGTGAAAAAACCAGAATCGCTCAGTTTCGCAGAAGCAGCGTCTCTGCCACTCGTCTCGCATACAGCGTGGCAAGTCATGTTCGAAGTGATGGATGCGAAGCCGGGTGACCGGATCTTCATTGGTGCCGGATCAGGGGGCGTCGGAACGGTTGCGATTCAACTCGCAAAAGCGAACGGTTTGTACGTCATCACGTCAACAAGTACGAAAAACGTTGACTGGGTAAAAGCACTTGGAGCCGACGAAGTCATCGACTACAAACAGGAAAATCCGGCGGATCGTGTTCGCGACGTCGATTTTGTATTCGATACAATGGGCGGCGACAAGCAAGGGGAACTGTATCAGATGCTGAAGCCGAACGGCATGCTCGTTTCGATTTCTACACCTCCCGATGAAGAGCAAGCGAAGCAACATAATGCACGAACTGCGTATGTCTTCATGCAACCGACCGGTGAGCGTTTGCAGCATATCGCTAAAGCGGTCGAACGTGGCGAGCTACAACCTGTCGTCGACCGGATTTTTGATCTGGATCAAATCAAGGAAGCACATGATTATGGCGAAGAAGGGCACGCAAAAGGCAAAATCGTCATCCGGGTCAAAGGAGAATAA
- a CDS encoding DUF4352 domain-containing protein, with amino-acid sequence MKKGLKWAGIIVIGAVILGNLGDDEEQAAPEKKVAVEQEAVKSEAKPVKAKAAAKPVKKTYGVNDQVKVGKLTYVVNDVKMVDTLSNVLGEKKTSGQFLVIGLTILNGDKEERFVDSNMFKVNVGDTEYSADTELDLYANEDGMGFFLETINPNIEKTGNIVFELPKQVKNPKLEVSSGFGWAGGQSKEIQLTR; translated from the coding sequence ATGAAAAAAGGATTGAAGTGGGCAGGAATCATCGTGATCGGCGCAGTCATTTTAGGAAACCTAGGAGATGACGAAGAGCAAGCAGCACCGGAGAAAAAAGTAGCAGTCGAACAAGAAGCAGTCAAATCAGAAGCAAAACCAGTAAAAGCAAAAGCAGCCGCGAAGCCGGTCAAGAAAACATACGGGGTGAATGATCAGGTAAAGGTCGGGAAACTGACGTACGTCGTCAACGACGTCAAGATGGTCGATACGTTGTCGAACGTTCTCGGCGAAAAGAAAACATCAGGACAATTCTTAGTCATCGGTTTGACGATTCTAAACGGAGATAAGGAAGAGCGATTCGTCGACAGCAACATGTTTAAAGTCAATGTCGGCGATACGGAATACTCAGCCGATACGGAGCTCGATCTCTATGCGAATGAAGACGGAATGGGCTTCTTCTTAGAGACGATCAACCCGAATATCGAGAAAACTGGCAACATCGTCTTCGAATTACCGAAACAGGTGAAAAATCCGAAGCTTGAAGTCTCGTCTGGCTTTGGCTGGGCAGGTGGACAATCAAAAGAGATTCAATTGACACGGTAA
- a CDS encoding nucleotidyltransferase domain-containing protein, whose product MHQLHAIEQLVARLKQDPAVEAIFLKGSFGRGEEDVHSDIDLYCLVSEERQTKFLSRRLSHLSAYRSIIWKDEIDIIAPQMIVVYDDLLHIDLFTVTLDSLNHKDQLRVLYDPQEQLTDFTDTCDLTLSTQEATDEAIDAVWFLFQYKKAAARGNDLWAVEMLRSALIKFAKVLLHHHAPERAQLGLKTIPTTLPDHPRLALEAIYDVLTPATHAEAAQRYLACLETERHALDQTLAGHPETLALLDRLTPELSIQQSRR is encoded by the coding sequence ATGCATCAACTTCATGCGATCGAGCAACTGGTTGCTCGACTCAAACAAGATCCTGCAGTCGAAGCTATCTTCTTGAAGGGATCTTTTGGACGGGGAGAAGAAGATGTCCATTCAGACATCGATCTGTACTGTCTCGTCTCGGAAGAACGTCAAACAAAATTCTTATCGCGTCGTTTGTCCCACCTTTCTGCTTATCGTTCAATCATCTGGAAAGATGAGATCGATATCATCGCCCCTCAAATGATCGTCGTCTATGATGATCTGCTACATATTGATTTATTCACGGTGACGCTTGATTCGCTGAACCATAAGGATCAATTGCGTGTCTTATATGATCCACAAGAACAGTTGACGGACTTTACCGATACATGTGACTTAACACTTTCTACTCAAGAAGCGACCGATGAAGCGATCGATGCCGTCTGGTTCTTGTTCCAATATAAAAAAGCAGCAGCTCGCGGAAATGACTTATGGGCAGTCGAGATGCTCCGAAGCGCCTTGATCAAGTTCGCGAAAGTCTTGCTCCATCATCATGCTCCTGAACGAGCACAACTCGGATTAAAGACGATTCCGACGACATTACCAGACCATCCACGCCTTGCTCTTGAAGCAATCTACGACGTCCTGACACCCGCAACGCATGCTGAAGCGGCTCAACGTTATCTAGCGTGTCTAGAGACTGAACGGCACGCACTCGACCAGACGCTTGCCGGACATCCAGAGACGCTCGCTTTACTCGATCGATTAACGCCTGAACTCTCGATCCAACAATCAAGACGGTAA
- a CDS encoding winged helix-turn-helix transcriptional regulator produces MEETPSCRVETALEILTGKWKPSILLVLITHGTLRFSELKRQLPNITQKMLTAQLRELELNDIVHREIYQEVPPRVEYSLTDYGRTLIPVLDAINAWGEQHVLHLEQKEKLASASQ; encoded by the coding sequence ATGGAAGAGACACCAAGCTGTCGGGTCGAGACAGCGCTCGAAATCTTGACCGGAAAATGGAAGCCGTCGATTTTACTCGTCTTGATCACACACGGAACGCTCCGCTTCAGTGAACTGAAACGACAATTGCCGAACATTACGCAAAAGATGCTGACGGCTCAACTACGCGAACTCGAACTGAACGATATCGTTCATCGCGAGATTTATCAGGAAGTTCCACCCCGCGTCGAGTACTCGCTGACGGATTATGGTCGGACGCTTATCCCGGTTCTTGACGCCATCAATGCATGGGGGGAACAGCATGTCCTCCATCTTGAACAGAAAGAAAAACTTGCTTCCGCTTCCCAATGA
- a CDS encoding VOC family protein: MSIHPQITLGPVRLRITDLDRSILFYTTSLGLRVLTQTDQLTVLGAQDTPLVELEVHPNARRFPPNSVAGLYHFAILLPSRKELGFVIRNLIEQGIEIGQGDHLVSEAFYLSDPDGNGIEIYADRPRETWTYEANGDVKMTTDPVDWQSMLVEAGEEDWYGMPSETVMGHVHFHVKTLEAARSFYVETLGFDVAADASRMRALFVAAGGYHHHIGLNVWSGVNAPTNPEDAVGLVYWTLRYPDQTTLQAAIETLKSSAYTVTDDAGDVYVTDDAGITARLTT, encoded by the coding sequence ATGTCCATTCATCCACAAATCACACTCGGTCCTGTTCGCTTGCGAATCACGGACCTCGATCGTTCGATTTTATTTTATACAACGTCACTTGGATTACGCGTGCTGACGCAAACGGATCAGCTAACGGTACTTGGTGCACAAGATACACCACTCGTTGAACTTGAAGTCCATCCGAATGCCCGCCGTTTTCCACCGAACTCGGTCGCCGGGTTATACCATTTTGCGATTTTGCTACCGAGCCGAAAAGAACTTGGTTTCGTCATCCGGAATTTGATCGAACAAGGAATCGAGATTGGTCAAGGTGACCATCTCGTCAGTGAAGCCTTTTATCTGTCGGATCCAGACGGGAACGGGATCGAGATTTATGCCGATCGTCCACGTGAGACATGGACGTATGAAGCGAATGGCGACGTTAAGATGACGACGGATCCCGTCGATTGGCAAAGCATGCTCGTCGAAGCGGGAGAAGAAGATTGGTATGGAATGCCGAGCGAGACGGTCATGGGACATGTCCATTTCCACGTCAAGACACTCGAAGCAGCGCGGTCATTTTATGTCGAGACGCTCGGTTTTGACGTTGCCGCTGACGCTTCACGGATGCGTGCGTTGTTCGTTGCTGCCGGTGGTTACCACCATCACATCGGTCTGAACGTCTGGTCTGGAGTCAACGCACCGACGAATCCGGAAGATGCGGTTGGACTTGTTTACTGGACGCTGCGTTATCCGGATCAAACGACGCTTCAAGCAGCAATCGAGACGTTAAAGTCTTCTGCTTATACCGTTACCGATGATGCAGGCGATGTTTATGTCACCGATGATGCTGGAATTACCGCTCGATTAACAACGTAA
- a CDS encoding NUDIX domain-containing protein produces the protein MLHRRKTYTIRPERLEEFTEFFHTYLYPLQVSHGARLVGRWVTEAEDEVIAIWEYRDREHFEQVDRDVRNSALRREAMKKRARLGKNLYIKSYEDFMTSTGTYAPPRAIVSVTAYITNDAGEVLLVRNLHRGDTYEMPGGQVENHESILDAIKREVKEETGVDVTIDGITGIYQNVSSHVLCVCFRGKAVGGELATQEGETTDVGFFPLTRDSLSEYIKREHFQLRTLDAMDPHYFPHALYKVRPYELISRYDGNTTSSSR, from the coding sequence ATGCTACATCGCCGGAAGACCTATACGATTCGTCCCGAACGCCTAGAAGAATTCACTGAGTTTTTCCATACCTATTTGTACCCGCTTCAAGTCAGTCATGGTGCCCGTCTTGTTGGGCGCTGGGTGACGGAGGCAGAAGATGAAGTCATCGCTATTTGGGAATACCGTGACCGCGAACACTTCGAACAAGTCGATCGTGATGTCCGCAACAGTGCCTTACGTCGCGAAGCGATGAAGAAGCGCGCGCGCCTCGGCAAAAACCTCTATATCAAATCCTATGAAGATTTCATGACGTCGACTGGTACGTATGCTCCCCCTCGCGCGATCGTCAGCGTGACCGCGTATATCACGAACGATGCCGGTGAAGTCCTCCTCGTCCGCAACCTACACCGGGGTGATACGTATGAGATGCCGGGTGGACAAGTCGAAAATCACGAGTCGATTCTTGACGCCATCAAACGGGAAGTCAAAGAAGAAACTGGTGTCGATGTCACGATTGATGGCATCACCGGTATCTATCAAAATGTCTCAAGTCATGTCCTCTGCGTCTGCTTCCGTGGGAAAGCGGTCGGTGGTGAACTCGCAACACAAGAAGGCGAGACGACGGACGTCGGCTTCTTCCCGCTGACACGTGACTCGCTGAGTGAGTATATCAAACGGGAACACTTCCAGTTGCGGACGCTTGATGCGATGGATCCCCATTACTTCCCGCATGCCTTATATAAAGTCAGACCGTATGAACTGATTAGCCGGTATGACGGCAATACGACGTCGTCGTCACGGTAA
- a CDS encoding DedA family protein, with amino-acid sequence MDIMALVRLAGGIMFTPLSDDVLMMSFAALRLREGMYPVVIWLTAWPVFFIAFTWFYLLARFFREIPLVKRWMKSRFLERAETIIERRGLWAIGLSFFLPGVRHPIHYVAGLLGYPLPRYLVMTFLAAGVYTGLWTFLIVRIGEAVTWSELWNWLQVNPGIVGSVVIIVIGIAVIGIVHHRRQKDAVEESSSI; translated from the coding sequence ATGGATATCATGGCACTCGTCCGCCTGGCTGGCGGAATCATGTTCACCCCATTGTCGGACGATGTCTTGATGATGAGTTTTGCAGCACTTCGATTACGAGAGGGGATGTACCCGGTCGTCATCTGGCTGACCGCTTGGCCGGTCTTCTTCATCGCCTTTACGTGGTTTTATCTACTTGCTCGGTTCTTCCGTGAGATTCCGCTCGTCAAACGCTGGATGAAATCACGTTTCTTGGAACGAGCAGAAACGATCATTGAACGACGGGGATTATGGGCAATCGGACTATCGTTCTTCTTACCCGGCGTCAGACACCCGATTCATTATGTCGCCGGACTCCTCGGTTATCCGTTACCGCGCTATTTAGTAATGACATTCTTAGCAGCAGGCGTGTATACAGGACTCTGGACTTTTTTGATCGTCCGGATCGGAGAAGCCGTGACGTGGTCGGAGCTATGGAACTGGCTCCAGGTGAATCCAGGGATCGTCGGCTCTGTCGTGATCATTGTGATCGGTATTGCCGTCATCGGTATCGTGCATCATCGCCGTCAAAAGGATGCGGTAGAAGAGAGTTCTTCGATTTAA
- a CDS encoding PepSY-associated TM helix domain-containing protein: MNLMQTEETVKKAPTSSAYRTIWRWHFYAGIIFAPFLVMLAVTGSIYLFKPQIENVLYQSYYEVTPQADRITATEQIDRVKAKYPDALVTSYRPGESDDRSSEVKVSSSDMSATVFVNPYSGKIIGTLSDDDRIMNKIEEIHGELMAGTTGDRIVELVACWAIVLIVTGLFLWFPRKQKGLSGVLFPRLRQGKKLFRRDLHAVPAFWITAGMLFLILTGLPWSGFWGANFQSIVTNQGLGYPPSIWGGDAPTSTLQTKDIAEVPWAAETLDVPQSKVEGAVPASIDDIVAIGKQQGMDPSFKISIPSDPSGVYTLSAYPAKAQDEATIHLDQYSGAVLADYRYDNYGVVGKIVATGITLHKGTEFGWFNQLISLLICLGIILVAISGFYLWLKRKPSKGMGAPKGPKAFMLKGFLAVLVVLGIVFPLVGLSLLVVWLLDFLVIRRIPSVRRFFNA; encoded by the coding sequence ATGAATCTCATGCAGACGGAAGAGACGGTCAAAAAAGCACCGACTTCTTCTGCTTACCGGACGATTTGGCGGTGGCACTTTTATGCTGGTATCATTTTTGCGCCGTTCCTAGTCATGCTTGCTGTGACAGGATCCATTTATCTTTTTAAGCCACAAATCGAAAACGTCCTGTATCAATCGTATTATGAAGTTACACCACAAGCAGATCGTATCACTGCGACGGAACAGATTGATCGCGTCAAAGCGAAATATCCCGATGCACTTGTCACGTCGTACCGACCGGGTGAATCCGACGATCGATCCAGTGAAGTGAAGGTCTCATCATCAGACATGTCGGCGACGGTCTTCGTCAATCCGTATTCCGGTAAGATCATCGGAACGTTATCAGACGATGACCGGATCATGAATAAAATCGAAGAGATTCACGGAGAACTGATGGCAGGAACGACCGGCGACCGGATCGTTGAACTCGTTGCCTGTTGGGCAATCGTCTTGATCGTGACGGGACTGTTCCTATGGTTTCCGCGTAAGCAAAAGGGACTGTCAGGCGTCTTGTTCCCGCGTCTTCGTCAAGGCAAGAAATTATTCCGTCGTGATCTCCACGCTGTTCCAGCATTCTGGATCACAGCAGGGATGCTGTTCCTCATCTTAACCGGTCTTCCGTGGTCTGGTTTCTGGGGAGCGAACTTCCAGTCAATCGTCACGAACCAAGGGCTGGGCTATCCACCGTCGATCTGGGGTGGCGATGCACCGACGTCAACACTTCAAACGAAGGATATCGCAGAAGTCCCGTGGGCTGCCGAAACACTTGATGTGCCGCAATCAAAAGTCGAAGGTGCTGTTCCGGCTTCAATCGATGATATCGTTGCGATCGGTAAACAACAAGGGATGGATCCAAGCTTTAAAATCAGCATCCCGAGTGATCCGAGTGGAGTCTATACACTGTCTGCGTATCCAGCGAAAGCACAGGATGAAGCAACGATTCATCTCGATCAATATTCCGGTGCCGTGCTCGCCGACTACCGTTATGACAACTATGGTGTCGTCGGGAAAATCGTTGCGACCGGAATCACGCTCCACAAAGGAACGGAATTCGGCTGGTTCAACCAATTGATCAGTCTCTTGATTTGTCTTGGAATCATTCTCGTGGCCATCAGTGGTTTCTATCTCTGGCTGAAGCGGAAACCAAGTAAGGGAATGGGGGCGCCAAAAGGTCCGAAAGCATTCATGTTAAAAGGATTCCTTGCGGTACTCGTCGTACTTGGGATCGTCTTCCCACTTGTTGGACTCTCGTTGCTCGTCGTCTGGTTACTCGATTTCCTCGTCATTCGTCGTATTCCGAGTGTAAGGAGGTTCTTCAATGCGTAA
- a CDS encoding FixH family protein, whose translation MRKSMQTLVLVGLLVTTTSLAGCAVDSDAAEQYAVAKPLSIKMNVPKDVQPDAKKKQTFEATVWREAKPVQKVDYVHFEIWKADGTVRYSMEPAEETKPGVYTIAKALPKSGLYYVKAHASSNGDMIMPTQQFIVGKLSKEDLKILQGGAKPAGGSSGHHH comes from the coding sequence ATGCGTAAATCGATGCAAACACTCGTGCTCGTCGGACTGCTCGTCACGACGACGAGCCTTGCCGGCTGTGCGGTCGATTCCGATGCGGCAGAACAGTATGCCGTAGCTAAGCCGCTATCGATCAAAATGAATGTCCCAAAAGACGTACAACCGGACGCAAAGAAAAAGCAGACGTTTGAAGCAACGGTCTGGCGTGAAGCCAAACCGGTTCAAAAAGTCGATTATGTCCACTTTGAAATCTGGAAAGCGGACGGAACAGTGCGCTATAGTATGGAACCGGCAGAGGAGACGAAGCCAGGTGTCTATACGATTGCGAAGGCGCTACCGAAATCCGGCTTGTATTATGTCAAAGCACATGCGAGCAGCAACGGAGATATGATCATGCCAACGCAACAGTTCATCGTCGGTAAGTTATCGAAAGAAGATTTGAAGATTTTACAAGGTGGAGCAAAACCAGCTGGTGGAAGTAGCGGTCACCATCATTGA
- a CDS encoding MSCRAMM family adhesin SdrC, translated as MKRIFIGAVLASLVVSQAVGPVEAKSKSKKKPVVQVDQDKNGIPDDWQKQYHLGYGKQVATKDHDRDGLTNAQEYQLRLNPTKSDSDQDRIKDGQEDADRDSLTNTQEYSIRLNPLKKDSDQDGISDDKEDQDQDRLTTREEFIVGTQPLKNDSDRDGIKDNEEDRDQDTLLNEDEFELGSDPTKADSDQDGTRDDQEDTDQNGVQNNQELKRIIIKVTDTNKKKFEWRYSNEHQRKELRFKDEIGITDVATLKDRLLVTPSMTEEELVTLVEQALQLPNIKTLHVQIKFYNGQELESEDEHSDDDDSSDDSEDDDQDDDSDDHGDDDGDDHGDHGDDD; from the coding sequence ATGAAACGGATCTTTATTGGCGCAGTACTGGCTTCTCTCGTCGTCTCACAAGCAGTTGGACCAGTCGAAGCAAAAAGTAAATCGAAAAAGAAACCTGTAGTGCAAGTCGATCAAGACAAAAATGGTATTCCGGACGATTGGCAAAAACAATATCATTTGGGATATGGAAAACAAGTCGCAACAAAAGATCACGATCGCGATGGTTTGACAAATGCGCAAGAGTATCAACTTCGCCTCAACCCTACAAAATCGGATTCTGATCAGGATCGAATCAAAGATGGGCAAGAGGATGCGGATCGCGATTCACTAACAAACACGCAAGAATACAGTATACGTCTCAATCCATTGAAGAAGGATTCTGATCAAGATGGTATTTCTGATGATAAAGAAGACCAAGATCAGGATCGATTGACGACACGAGAAGAGTTCATCGTCGGTACGCAGCCACTGAAAAATGATTCAGATCGCGATGGCATCAAAGATAACGAAGAGGACCGCGATCAAGATACGCTTCTGAATGAAGACGAATTTGAACTCGGTTCTGATCCAACCAAAGCCGACAGCGATCAGGATGGAACACGAGATGATCAGGAAGATACGGATCAAAACGGCGTTCAAAATAATCAAGAACTCAAACGGATCATAATCAAAGTGACGGATACGAATAAGAAAAAATTCGAGTGGCGTTACAGCAATGAACATCAACGGAAAGAACTGCGCTTTAAAGACGAAATCGGTATTACTGATGTCGCGACGTTAAAAGACCGCCTTCTCGTCACGCCATCGATGACGGAAGAGGAATTAGTAACGTTAGTTGAACAGGCACTTCAATTGCCAAATATCAAAACGTTACACGTCCAGATCAAGTTCTATAATGGACAGGAACTCGAATCAGAAGATGAGCACTCAGATGACGATGATTCTTCGGATGATTCAGAAGATGATGATCAAGATGATGATTCAGACGATCATGGAGACGATGACGGGGATGATCACGGAGATCATGGTGATGACGATTAA
- a CDS encoding copper resistance CopC family protein, producing the protein MRIIRFALLFLICLLPISVEAHTSLKSSNPAEGSALSEPVDRIRLTFSEAVEKTSTLRVVDANGVEQSLAKPLIIGNELSAVVSEPLTEGKYTIKWASISDDGHPVKGTIRFTVLGEAKAETSTVEKAEPMETKAAVVPEAEPVSKGLVPTLLPWIVGGLLISIVILLLLRRRTT; encoded by the coding sequence ATGCGCATCATCCGATTTGCCCTTCTATTCCTCATTTGTCTGTTGCCCATATCGGTCGAAGCACACACGAGTTTAAAAAGCTCGAATCCGGCAGAGGGATCGGCATTATCTGAACCCGTCGATCGGATCCGCTTGACGTTTAGTGAGGCTGTTGAAAAAACAAGCACCTTACGTGTAGTAGACGCGAATGGCGTCGAACAGTCTCTCGCAAAACCGCTCATCATCGGAAATGAACTGAGTGCTGTCGTCTCAGAGCCTTTAACGGAAGGAAAATACACGATCAAGTGGGCATCGATTTCAGATGATGGTCATCCCGTTAAAGGAACGATTCGTTTTACGGTACTAGGTGAGGCAAAAGCTGAAACAAGCACCGTAGAAAAGGCTGAGCCGATGGAAACAAAAGCAGCAGTCGTTCCTGAAGCGGAGCCAGTTTCAAAAGGACTCGTTCCGACACTGCTCCCATGGATCGTCGGGGGACTGTTAATCAGTATCGTCATCCTTCTCTTGTTACGTCGTCGCACGACATGA